One genomic region from Microcystis panniformis FACHB-1757 encodes:
- the pgeF gene encoding peptidoglycan editing factor PgeF: MTNVAIDVRLTETSLWQWQIWQGLPYLTCNLLEDWSHGFFTRHYYPQTPEAFTAALGANVPVYRVKQVHGDRLLNPQGITNPEIVEADGIITDASGQGIWVASADCTPVLIGDRSTGVGVAIHSGWRGTAKGIVAKAVKQLLKSGSCLDNLVLALGPAIAGEVYQVDGEVAAEVGLSLFPQETNPDQILGNLFNLSPSPLFADKEKGKVRLDVRRVIYHQLQQLGIRDEQIAIAPFCTYQQEEHFFSYRREKAKKIQWSGIVSR; encoded by the coding sequence GTGACCAATGTAGCGATCGATGTCCGATTAACCGAGACTTCTCTGTGGCAATGGCAAATATGGCAAGGATTGCCCTATCTTACCTGTAATCTCCTAGAGGACTGGTCCCACGGCTTTTTTACCCGTCATTATTACCCCCAAACCCCGGAAGCTTTTACGGCTGCTCTGGGGGCAAATGTACCGGTTTATCGGGTCAAACAGGTACATGGCGATCGCCTATTAAATCCCCAAGGGATTACTAACCCGGAAATTGTCGAAGCGGATGGAATTATCACCGATGCTTCCGGTCAAGGGATTTGGGTGGCCAGTGCTGATTGTACGCCCGTACTAATAGGCGATCGCTCTACCGGTGTTGGGGTGGCGATTCATTCTGGATGGAGAGGGACAGCCAAGGGGATAGTTGCCAAAGCAGTTAAGCAGTTATTAAAATCTGGTAGTTGTTTAGATAACTTAGTGTTGGCCCTGGGGCCGGCAATTGCCGGGGAAGTGTATCAAGTAGATGGAGAAGTTGCCGCAGAAGTGGGTTTAAGTTTATTTCCCCAAGAAACCAATCCCGACCAAATTCTAGGGAATTTATTTAACCTCTCCCCCTCCCCCTTATTTGCTGACAAGGAAAAAGGAAAAGTGCGCTTAGACGTGCGACGGGTGATTTATCATCAACTACAACAGTTAGGAATTCGGGATGAACAAATTGCGATCGCTCCTTTTTGTACCTATCAACAAGAGGAGCATTTTTTCTCCTATCGTCGGGAAAAAGCCAAAAAAATCCAATGGTCTGGCATAGTTAGTCGTTAA